A part of Leptospira congkakensis genomic DNA contains:
- a CDS encoding polysaccharide deacetylase family protein produces MSLDPTNEEKEIQDIVHELSQDIEKDRLFAKKLRKFALVSALAFVGVTVLVLCGYLLYLSLSVTKLETEVKEKEKNLRELEQSLFSLMYQEQLREEYALAGDVEPDSALTKQVEENIQFLKEVSQNTKGRNILRGNETQKEIALTFDLATGEDLPVLYNYIKEHKIKVTLFLSNERPSDINGSFFIRNNLDYIKRMAKTGSVEFGNHTWSHFNYQRSVTETSLKKRTVLEYLSKSVLDLPRMAEELKRVEDTFHSLTKQELKKYYRLPYGALSQLILDAHASLGYTDHIMWSNNSKGSLDLPDYISKQFLYKKTSKGKKEVVRNPHYKTGEETLTFLDHWEKADPNGMNGAIILMHLGGPRKFDKLIYILPTFIERMKEKGYKFVTLSEVLNDKKD; encoded by the coding sequence ATGTCCCTCGACCCGACAAATGAAGAAAAGGAAATTCAGGATATTGTTCATGAACTTTCCCAGGACATCGAGAAGGACAGGTTATTTGCAAAAAAACTTCGAAAGTTTGCCCTTGTTTCGGCACTGGCTTTTGTTGGGGTTACAGTTCTTGTTCTTTGTGGGTATTTACTTTATTTAAGTCTCAGTGTCACGAAACTCGAAACAGAAGTAAAAGAAAAAGAAAAGAATCTAAGAGAACTCGAACAATCTCTATTTTCTCTGATGTACCAAGAGCAACTCCGAGAAGAATATGCTCTTGCGGGTGATGTAGAGCCTGATTCGGCACTAACCAAACAAGTCGAAGAAAACATCCAATTTCTAAAAGAAGTCAGCCAGAATACAAAAGGCAGAAATATTCTTCGTGGGAATGAAACCCAAAAAGAAATTGCCCTTACCTTTGATTTGGCAACGGGAGAAGACCTCCCTGTTTTATACAATTATATCAAAGAACATAAAATCAAAGTGACTCTCTTTCTTTCGAATGAGAGACCATCCGACATCAATGGATCTTTTTTCATTCGGAATAATTTAGATTATATCAAACGAATGGCCAAAACTGGATCGGTAGAATTTGGAAACCATACTTGGTCTCATTTCAATTACCAAAGATCTGTAACGGAAACTTCCTTAAAAAAAAGGACGGTTCTTGAGTATTTATCCAAATCAGTTTTGGATTTACCAAGAATGGCGGAAGAGTTAAAGCGAGTAGAGGATACTTTTCATTCACTCACCAAACAAGAATTAAAAAAATATTACCGCCTACCATATGGGGCACTCAGTCAATTGATTTTAGATGCCCATGCAAGCCTAGGTTATACAGACCATATTATGTGGTCAAATAACTCCAAAGGGTCTCTTGATTTGCCAGATTATATCAGCAAACAATTCCTTTATAAAAAAACATCTAAAGGTAAAAAGGAAGTGGTTAGAAATCCTCATTACAAAACTGGTGAGGAGACCTTAACCTTTTTGGATCATTGGGAAAAAGCAGATCCGAACGGAATGAACGGAGCCATCATCCTGATGCATTTGGGTGGACCAAGAAAATTTGATAAGTTGATTTATATCCTTCCTACCTTCATTGAACGAATGAAGGAAAAAGGATATAAATTTGTGACCTTATCAGAAGTTTTAAACGATAAAAAAGACTAA
- the def gene encoding peptide deformylase, translating into MAVRKILKIGNPLLRQTSEDVTESEIQTKDFKKLIRDMFETMRHAEGVGLAAPQIGIMKKLVVVGQDDDNGRYPGTPEVPNQIILNPEITPLSPPGEGFWEGCLSVPGMRGFVERPDKIRMKWRDENFVEHEEIIEGYRAIVLQHECDHLFGVLYVDRLKSTKLFGYNEDIDTAGKLLD; encoded by the coding sequence ATGGCTGTTAGAAAAATCCTCAAGATTGGCAATCCCTTACTCCGTCAAACGAGCGAAGACGTAACTGAATCCGAAATTCAAACCAAGGATTTTAAAAAACTGATTCGAGATATGTTTGAAACCATGCGTCATGCTGAAGGTGTGGGTCTTGCTGCCCCTCAAATTGGAATCATGAAAAAATTGGTCGTGGTTGGTCAGGACGATGACAATGGACGGTATCCAGGTACTCCAGAAGTTCCCAACCAAATCATTCTCAATCCAGAGATCACCCCTCTTTCTCCGCCCGGAGAAGGGTTCTGGGAAGGTTGTCTTTCCGTTCCTGGTATGCGTGGGTTTGTAGAAAGACCCGATAAAATTCGAATGAAATGGCGAGATGAAAATTTCGTGGAACATGAAGAAATTATTGAAGGCTATAGAGCGATTGTATTACAACACGAATGCGACCACTTATTTGGAGTTCTTTATGTGGATCGCCTCAAAAGTACAAAGTTATTCGGTTACAACGAAGACATTGACACCGCAGGTAAGTTGTTAGATTAA
- the tyrS gene encoding tyrosine--tRNA ligase: MKTERELNQELDTIRRGTVEIISEAELLEKIKSKPSLTIKAGFDPTAPDLHLGHFVLLRKLKHFQDLGHEVCFMLGDFTAMIGDPTGKSETRKRLSKEEVLENSKTYQNQVFKILDPNKTKILYNSHWCSEMKFEDVLVLTSKYTVSRMLERDDFTKRHKAGTPISMIEFLYPLVQGYDSVAMKADVELGGTDQKFNMLVGRDLQREYGQKPQSVVTLPLLVGLDGVKKMSKSLGNYVGIIEKPIDMYGKIMSISDDLMWNYFELLTDLPISEMDKRKEGIRSKSLHPKEVKTELALLVMDQLHPEEENRKAVEEWTAIHNTKNRALPDEIPTETLDSSYFTEKPPLLVYVLSQLKFIPSVSEGRRLVQAGGLYLDEEKITDPSLSLEKGKEYLIRQGKKGKFLKIKT; this comes from the coding sequence ATGAAAACTGAAAGAGAATTGAACCAAGAATTAGATACCATACGCCGCGGAACTGTTGAGATCATCAGTGAGGCAGAGTTACTAGAAAAAATAAAATCCAAACCTTCCCTTACCATCAAAGCGGGTTTTGATCCCACAGCTCCCGATTTACATTTGGGACATTTTGTTTTGCTCCGAAAACTAAAACACTTTCAAGACCTGGGCCATGAAGTTTGTTTTATGCTTGGTGATTTTACTGCCATGATCGGAGACCCTACAGGCAAATCCGAAACAAGGAAACGTCTTTCGAAAGAAGAGGTTTTGGAAAATTCTAAAACATACCAAAACCAAGTTTTTAAAATTCTCGATCCAAATAAAACCAAGATCCTATATAACTCTCACTGGTGTTCCGAAATGAAATTCGAAGATGTTTTGGTTTTAACATCTAAATACACAGTTTCTCGAATGTTAGAAAGAGACGACTTTACCAAACGTCATAAAGCGGGCACTCCCATCTCCATGATTGAATTTCTATATCCCTTAGTACAAGGTTATGATTCTGTTGCGATGAAGGCAGATGTGGAACTTGGGGGAACAGACCAAAAGTTTAATATGTTAGTGGGTCGCGACTTACAGAGAGAATACGGACAAAAACCACAATCCGTCGTTACTTTACCATTACTAGTGGGACTTGATGGTGTCAAAAAAATGTCCAAGTCACTTGGGAACTATGTGGGCATCATTGAAAAACCCATCGACATGTATGGAAAAATCATGTCGATCTCAGATGACCTGATGTGGAATTATTTTGAACTTTTGACAGATCTCCCTATTTCCGAAATGGATAAAAGAAAGGAGGGGATTCGTTCGAAATCTCTTCATCCCAAAGAAGTGAAAACGGAACTAGCTCTCCTTGTGATGGACCAACTCCATCCAGAAGAGGAAAATAGGAAGGCAGTGGAAGAGTGGACTGCCATCCACAATACAAAAAACAGAGCCCTGCCGGATGAAATTCCGACGGAAACATTGGACTCCTCTTATTTTACGGAAAAACCTCCGCTACTTGTTTATGTTCTCTCTCAGTTGAAGTTCATTCCCAGTGTGTCGGAAGGGCGGAGGCTTGTTCAAGCCGGTGGATTGTATTTGGATGAAGAAAAAATTACCGATCCTTCCTTGTCCTTGGAAAAGGGAAAAGAATACCTGATCCGACAAGGGAAGAAGGGAAAATTTTTAAAGATAAAAACATAA
- a CDS encoding efflux RND transporter permease subunit, protein MGTSIVEYFLSKSLFVNLLTFLILLVGGFTAATMNREAFPNINFDIVSVTTVYPGAAPADVEKLVTKPLEDAIKEVDGIKEFRSASLENRSGIIITIDPNTKNTQKVVDDLKSAIDRIQDLPEDVDDPIVTEITTARQPVIEIHLSSTLKDGKPLLNGKELRDQAKILEEKLKDLPAVARITKRGWREREMKVDLDPDKLRAYSLSSTHVLNALKLRNINFPGGNINERTREIIVRTVGEFDTPEEIENVFVRSNDAGRSVRIRDIARVTEGFEDSEYLDKSNGNIAIALTVIKREKADAISVVDDSKLVVEEFIKSTGGTVKHAFVNDLSKYIRRRLGVLTSNAVSGLFLVTASLFVFLGWRMALMTALGIPISIAMTFVAMNYMGLTLNLISMMGLIIVVGILVDDAIIICENVYRHLEMGEEPFEAAMRGTSEVIAPVTATVTTTIAAFGPMLFMTGIFGKFIHSIPLVVILSLCSSLFEAFFMLPSHLYDVSKTTNMKGEVKEESHWFIRFKENTYLPLLSFALKNRWKMIGLLMGLFVFSLAIQVKFGKFKLFPGAIETFQIRVTAETGLKLEETDRFIQAIEVAVGQLPDGEVENYISRVGIIQKDPNDPFTKRGKNYAQVMVYLTPDDNRERSTETIIEVVRQNTKFMLNEKALLLLEEKLAKENVGKEEESITKSDVPKEFLSLKGKLVNLEFEKLAGGPPVGKPVAIEIKGDDFATLLKIGAEFKAALAKINGVTDIGDDFNEGKDEIRVSVDESLASFAGVNVQSVSLAINTALQGTVPTKIKRADEEVDVRVRFPEEYRASLTHLNKVYVNNLTGNLIPVSRLTSYDRNPGRASINHLDGKRLLTVTSNIDETVSTSRQVNVEAKKLTEGIIAKYPGYSVRFSGENKDTEESMASLGRAFLVGLLIIYMILASLFRSLAQPLIVMSAIPFAVIGVIFAFLLHGQPFSFLAFLGIIGLAGVVVNDSIVLVDCANQLRLENPNKSTFDLLVEAGSIRLRAVILTTVTTVLGLLPTAYGIGGKDPFLVPMALAFGWGLAFATFITLIMVPVFYLNLYLFKDWAVAKFQSRKKQFA, encoded by the coding sequence ATGGGCACATCCATCGTTGAATACTTTCTTTCGAAGAGTTTATTCGTAAACCTTCTTACCTTTCTTATTCTTCTTGTTGGTGGATTCACTGCTGCCACGATGAACCGCGAAGCATTTCCCAATATCAATTTTGATATTGTCAGTGTCACAACTGTTTATCCTGGTGCAGCACCTGCTGATGTCGAGAAATTGGTCACCAAACCTTTGGAAGATGCCATTAAAGAAGTAGATGGAATCAAAGAATTCCGATCTGCTTCTTTGGAAAACAGATCCGGTATCATCATCACCATTGATCCCAATACAAAAAATACTCAAAAAGTAGTCGATGATCTAAAGTCCGCCATTGACCGAATCCAAGATTTACCGGAAGATGTAGATGATCCCATTGTGACAGAGATCACAACGGCAAGGCAACCAGTCATAGAAATCCATTTAAGTTCTACCTTAAAAGACGGTAAACCCTTGTTAAATGGAAAAGAACTTCGTGACCAAGCAAAAATTTTAGAAGAAAAACTGAAAGACCTTCCTGCTGTAGCAAGAATTACCAAAAGAGGCTGGCGAGAAAGGGAAATGAAAGTGGATTTGGATCCAGACAAATTGAGAGCCTACTCCTTATCATCCACCCATGTCCTGAACGCCCTTAAGTTACGAAACATCAACTTCCCTGGTGGAAATATCAACGAAAGAACAAGGGAAATCATTGTTCGCACTGTTGGAGAATTTGATACTCCCGAAGAAATTGAAAATGTTTTTGTTCGTTCCAATGATGCCGGACGTTCTGTACGAATTCGTGATATTGCCCGTGTCACAGAAGGATTTGAAGATTCGGAATATTTAGACAAATCCAATGGAAATATTGCCATTGCCTTAACAGTGATAAAAAGGGAAAAAGCGGATGCCATCTCTGTCGTTGATGATTCTAAATTAGTTGTAGAAGAATTCATTAAATCCACTGGTGGAACAGTCAAACACGCATTTGTCAATGACCTTTCTAAATACATCAGAAGACGACTTGGAGTTTTAACATCCAATGCAGTATCAGGACTTTTTCTTGTAACGGCCTCTCTATTTGTTTTTCTCGGTTGGCGAATGGCACTCATGACGGCACTGGGAATTCCGATCTCCATTGCTATGACTTTTGTGGCGATGAACTATATGGGGTTAACTTTAAACTTAATCTCCATGATGGGCCTTATCATAGTTGTCGGAATTTTGGTGGATGATGCCATCATCATTTGCGAAAACGTTTACCGCCATTTAGAAATGGGAGAAGAACCCTTCGAAGCCGCGATGCGAGGAACAAGCGAGGTCATCGCTCCCGTGACGGCAACAGTAACAACAACCATTGCCGCGTTTGGGCCAATGCTTTTTATGACGGGGATCTTTGGAAAGTTTATCCATTCCATTCCTTTAGTTGTCATTTTATCTTTATGTAGTTCTTTATTTGAAGCTTTCTTTATGTTACCTTCCCATTTGTATGATGTGAGTAAAACCACAAATATGAAAGGTGAGGTGAAAGAAGAATCCCATTGGTTTATCAGATTCAAAGAAAATACCTATTTACCCCTCCTCAGTTTTGCACTGAAAAATCGATGGAAAATGATAGGCCTTCTTATGGGGTTATTTGTTTTTTCACTAGCCATCCAAGTCAAATTTGGAAAATTCAAACTCTTTCCGGGAGCCATTGAAACCTTCCAAATAAGAGTCACCGCTGAAACTGGATTAAAACTGGAAGAAACAGATCGTTTCATTCAGGCCATTGAAGTTGCTGTAGGCCAACTGCCTGACGGAGAAGTAGAAAACTATATCTCCCGTGTGGGTATCATCCAAAAAGATCCGAATGACCCCTTTACCAAAAGGGGGAAAAATTATGCGCAAGTGATGGTGTATTTAACCCCTGATGACAATCGAGAAAGATCTACGGAAACAATCATTGAAGTGGTGCGTCAAAACACCAAATTTATGTTAAATGAGAAGGCACTCCTCCTTTTAGAAGAAAAGTTAGCCAAAGAAAATGTTGGCAAAGAAGAAGAAAGTATTACAAAATCAGATGTTCCGAAAGAATTCCTTTCTTTAAAAGGAAAACTTGTTAACTTAGAATTTGAAAAACTGGCAGGTGGTCCACCAGTGGGAAAACCTGTGGCCATTGAAATCAAAGGGGATGACTTTGCCACCTTACTCAAAATTGGCGCTGAATTCAAAGCCGCCCTCGCAAAAATCAATGGAGTCACTGATATCGGTGATGATTTTAACGAAGGAAAAGATGAAATCCGAGTTTCTGTAGATGAATCACTGGCATCCTTTGCTGGTGTAAACGTTCAATCCGTATCACTTGCCATCAACACAGCTTTACAAGGAACAGTACCGACTAAAATCAAACGAGCTGATGAGGAAGTGGATGTGCGTGTTCGTTTCCCAGAAGAATATAGAGCTTCCCTCACCCATTTAAACAAAGTCTATGTCAATAACCTTACTGGTAACTTAATCCCTGTTTCTAGGCTGACTAGTTATGATAGGAACCCTGGCCGAGCCTCCATCAACCACTTAGATGGAAAAAGATTGTTAACGGTTACTTCCAATATCGATGAAACAGTCTCCACTTCCAGACAGGTCAACGTCGAAGCAAAAAAACTCACAGAAGGTATCATCGCCAAATATCCGGGTTATTCTGTGCGTTTTTCAGGTGAAAACAAAGATACGGAAGAATCCATGGCATCACTCGGAAGAGCTTTTCTTGTGGGACTTCTCATCATCTATATGATCCTTGCTTCCCTATTCCGTTCTCTCGCCCAACCTCTGATTGTGATGAGTGCCATTCCTTTTGCAGTGATTGGAGTGATTTTTGCTTTTTTACTCCACGGACAACCATTTTCCTTCCTTGCTTTTCTTGGGATCATTGGACTTGCGGGGGTGGTCGTAAATGACTCCATTGTCCTTGTGGACTGCGCCAACCAACTTCGTCTCGAAAACCCGAACAAATCCACTTTCGATTTGCTTGTGGAAGCAGGAAGCATTCGATTAAGAGCCGTTATACTAACAACAGTAACAACGGTTCTTGGACTCCTTCCGACTGCTTATGGAATTGGAGGAAAAGACCCTTTCCTTGTTCCGATGGCTTTGGCATTTGGATGGGGACTTGCTTTTGCTACCTTTATCACTCTCATTATGGTGCCGGTATTTTATTTAAACCTTTATCTATTTAAAGATTGGGCAGTGGCAAAATTCCAATCTCGGAAAAAACAGTTTGCGTAA